The Hordeum vulgare subsp. vulgare chromosome 4H, MorexV3_pseudomolecules_assembly, whole genome shotgun sequence genomic interval CTGGGCCTGGTCGGCGGAGGAGCTCTCGACGAAGCCATCGGGGAGCGCGTCGGCCTCGGGGAGACGCGTCGCCGGCGAGCCTTCCattggtggagagagagagggagagagtgagaggtGTCGCCGCGCAGTCCCCTTGTGCTGGTGTCCTGTGTTTCGTGTAACTCTGCTGCTGCGAACACGCGTTCGGCACAAGGACAGTCATAACTCCGTCACTCCGTGTACTCTACGTAAATCCGCCGTATAAGATTCATGTTCAGAGAACGGAGATGAATTCACCTCTGTTTGTTCTAGTTTCAGCAATCGAATCTGAATGATCTTCGATTCATAAATGGGGTTATTGGACTGTCAAATTCAAACTTGGTTCATgtgcaaaaaaagagaaaaacttTGTCCCGAATACATAgtaatgtactccctctgtacctaaataattagtTCTTCCCAACTACACTTATTTAGGtatacagagggagtagtttctATATTGCAGATGATGATCGATCTTAGCCAAAATGCACGTACATTTGCATAAGTGCAAAATTGGTTTCGGCCATATATACAACACGAACACACACACAGCAGTTAGCCCATCTTCAGATGCAGTGACCTGAAAAGTTTACTCTGTAGTACAGTGTCATCTTAAAACAAATGTTCCTCATAGTTTCCCCTCAGAAGCGTCCAGTCCAGTGACCATTTAACCTCAGCAATCCATTTTCTGTACCCTCCACGTTTCAAACCACACCAAACTTCAGATAGACACTCTGTTAAGATACACTGAACACCTCACATGCGGACGGGCTTGTAAAACATGGCCTGTGGACTCTTGAATGCACATATTTTCAAATGGAAAGTTATGAGCTCAAGTATCAAGTTGCTGATCGCAGCGCTCCTCTTGAGTCTGTAAGATACGCGGCAGATGGGCGGTTATCTTCAGCATCTGCAAAGCCAACCACAAAAATGTAAGGAGTAGCGTATACTTGAGACACGGCATCACAAGTTACTTTCACCTGGGTCTCTCTTTAGTCCAGGTACTAGGCCTCACAAAATTAGTTGTAATTCATTCCTCGTCCAATAATATGGTTCTTGAGGTCGATATGCTATTGCGCATGTTATGTGGAGAACACTACCCGATTCAGAAAGATTAATTGCTCATTACCTTATTCGTGGTTGGATGACAAAGGACCAGCCAATGAGCATGTAAGTGATACCCACAGTCTCCCGGAACAGGCTGTAAAGGCCTCTCGTAACCTCTAAAAATTGTTAGTAAGGTTAGCTAAACTAGGTAAAAGAAAAGATCGGGGGAGAGGACGTACTTCGCAGCAAAACTAAAAGATGAAAGAATTACCCGTCATATGCAAAAGAAATATCCGTACTAGTAGGTTCCAGGTCATGAAATTTAGGCTGCCCACCAATACCATAGAGAGGATCATCTGGAAAAAAAACATGCAGTGCCTGAACTTTGGAATCTATTTAATGGAAATAGGGTCTACCATGCCCTTTATTTAGAAAGAAAAATTACCGATGATATGCAAAAACACGGTTAGCTAAGCCTGGAAGAAAGAGCTCAAGTACAATTATGCCCATCACAATAACAGAAGTGTTTTGACTTACCAACAAGAGGGTGTCCAATGTATGCAAGGTGTATCCGTATTTGGTGAGGCCGTCCTGAATGAATTTCAACCTGCTCCAGTCAAGGAAAAGAAACAGTGTCACATATAAGAAACCATAATCGAACCCTTATACACATCAGCAATTCGAGGGAACAATGTGCATATGTAAATGAATATGTAAAGGCAAGACATAAAACCCCATCGTACCTGGACCAGCGTTTGGTTTTGGTGCGCAAGTCTCTCAAGAACACACACTTTGCTCATGGCTGGCTTCCCTGAGAATTAATAATGCAAGATAAAACCACGTAAGGCCATGTCCAAGGCAGTGCTAACAGCAGGCAGTAATCATGGTCATTTTGCCAGTTTCAGCCTTATTCCGGGTATCAGCATTGACATCGCTGCTGCAACTGGAGACGGACACTCCAAGCTATTCATGCAGGTGGAATTTCTCGCCAGGCAACAGCACTACGCTCTGATCTCCACTTGATTCGTTAGCTTGTTTTTTACGATCTAGACTGTATTCATCTAGCGGGATACAAGTACTATACTGGTACTCCTTGGCATATTAGTTTGTGCTACATGCCTACATGTCTGCCTTAATTAATACCATATCCTGCATGCAGCTTTAACTAGCAacatctctcttttctttttgagAGCCTTTAATTATCTAACAGAATTGTCTAAGAAGCTGAGAGCTCTGGAGATTCCGCTAAAACCGATAAAACAAATACAGCCGAGACTTGGCTGTTCTAGGTATATACAGACGCTTGCTAAATTTACATTGGAATTAATGGACGCTTCAATCAAAATTTAACTACCTAAGTGTCCGTAAAATAATTGCCTGGATTGGACATCGAGGCTCTTATGCTAGACGCTTTCTAACGTGCTGTCTCTAATCATTTTTATAAGCATCTCTGCACTGGAGATACATTAATAAATCAAGCAAGATATGTTCGATATAACTTATATTGTCGATTTTAGTAAGCCCATTCTTGGTTCGGTAAACTTGTAGTACCTGAGGAACATGCCACATAAAGTCCCTCTGCAACTCCAGGGTAATGAACCAATCCTATGGGTTGAGTAATCACATCCTGCAGgtgcaaagaaaaaaaaataccatAAATACTTGTTTACAAGAAGGGCCATTATACACATCTTCTAAGCAAGATATCAGTTAGGATAGTGTAATTCATAGGCGTGAGTGGGGAAAGGACAGCACCTCATCATGTTCAAGTATACCAGTTACTAATGCTCGATAGAATTTTGAAATTTTCCATTCCTTGCCAACCTCAGTTCCATCCCTAGAAATTAAATTAATCACTTAAACAATACTGGGTGGTGCTAACGGCACATATACTCTTTCCAAATTTAGAAGAGAAGATTGTACACCTTTTCTTCTCTGCATTTGCAGCACCTTCTGCAAAATAAGATGCAAGTTGAACTTTGGCAAGCTTTGTCTTGGCACAAAGCAGTAGACCTAACATGGAACATGCAGAGCATCAGCAATAGCAAAGACTTTACATATGGCAATGCAGAGGTAACAAACATTTTTCTGTGAGATACATTTTTTAACCAAAAAATTAGTAGGAAAATGAGGCTTCATTGCAGAAGAGCTCTTTGTTACATTATGGTAAAAAAAGGTCTGTCGCAAATTTTGGATTAATATCTTGTAACATATCAAAGTAATGCCAGGAACAGCAAATACGTATTTCTCCTAGATTCCTGGTTTCACAGGCAAAGAACAAAATTCATATCTGCTAGAACTCAACTGGTCAGATTGAACCAAATAAAACGCTACAAACCTGACGTTCCCCTTCCTAATCGATGAACAGGTACAGGATGTAACTGCACATTTTTTTTCTTCGAGCAGCTTGATGGGGGCATCTTCCACTCTTTCCACTGAAGCTGTGCCAGAACAGTGCGCTGCTGGAAGAGTCCTTTTGGCAGAACTTGCAAACCAGAAGGCTTATTAAGGGCGAGCTGAAAAAAATCTTCGTGAGCTGATGCATGGCTATGATTATATAGCTTTACATGTTACAACTAATTTTATGAGACATACATAGGAATGAAGGGAGATTCATACTTGCTGAAAATCAATACAATGTTTGCGACAACCATAGAAATAACAGACAAGCATGACAATGAGAAAAAAGAGCATGTGgctcacacacaaaaaaaagatgAAAATCAGAT includes:
- the LOC123448930 gene encoding RNA pseudouridine synthase 5 translates to MAAAAAAAGETPPPPANYFFGRPWPDLNAGLSYTDTFRGADAETTTTLIDFYSENYKSSAPLPGWIHRIRNGQITVDGQVVTDPDIILSEGSKLVYHRLSWKEPFAPYLLQVLYEDDDMLALNKPSGLQVLPKGLFQQRTVLAQLQWKEWKMPPSSCSKKKNVQLHPVPVHRLGRGTSGLLLCAKTKLAKVQLASYFAEGAANAEKKRDGTEVGKEWKISKFYRALVTGILEHDEDVITQPIGLVHYPGVAEGLYVACSSGKPAMSKVCVLERLAHQNQTLVQVEIHSGRPHQIRIHLAYIGHPLVDDPLYGIGGQPKFHDLEPTSTDISFAYDGGYERPLQPVPGDCGYHLHAHWLVLCHPTTNKMLKITAHLPRILQTQEERCDQQLDT